A genome region from Candidatus Manganitrophaceae bacterium includes the following:
- a CDS encoding helix-turn-helix domain-containing protein, with protein sequence MRQYPGGHNRESCHLPGKTHHVNRKEYVVLRGLLENNGRVFTRERLEEMLYGWNADNERNTLYIYILIIY encoded by the coding sequence ATGAGGCAATATCCAGGTGGACACAACCGCGAGAGCTGCCACCTTCCAGGTAAAACCCATCATGTAAATAGAAAAGAGTATGTCGTTCTGAGAGGCCTTCTCGAAAATAACGGGAGAGTATTTACCAGAGAAAGGCTCGAAGAGATGCTCTACGGATGGAACGCAGACAATGAAAGAAATACCCTATATATATATATCTTAATCATCTACTGA
- a CDS encoding response regulator yields MRLLLVEHDQILGTRLRNSFKADGYTVDWLQEEEPLRDILDIGEFDAVILDVDYQQFDPIQEIKVIRSQGNRVPLLILSEKSSVSNRVIGLEASADDYLCKPVDQGELNARL; encoded by the coding sequence ATGCGCTTACTGTTGGTCGAACATGATCAGATCCTGGGGACAAGGCTCCGTAACAGCTTTAAAGCGGATGGATATACGGTCGACTGGCTTCAAGAGGAAGAACCCCTTCGGGATATCCTCGATATCGGGGAGTTTGATGCGGTCATCCTCGATGTAGACTATCAGCAATTTGACCCGATACAGGAAATAAAAGTGATCCGAAGTCAGGGGAATCGAGTCCCTCTCCTGATTCTGTCTGAAAAGAGCTCCGTTTCTAACCGTGTCATCGGATTAGAAGCGAGTGCAGATGATTACCTGTGCAAGCCCGTTGATCAGGGAGAACTGAATGCACGCTTGTAG
- the mtnA gene encoding S-methyl-5-thioribose-1-phosphate isomerase, with protein sequence MFKTIEWKEGAVRLLDQTKLPKEVLYVDCRDVETVAQGIKELWVRGAPAIGITAAYGLALAAQKIQATTFDDFYHELLPACELLAASRPTAVNLFWAIDRMKQTAIAHRNQTIPSLKKTLLSEADRILSEDIEMNRAIGRFGAPLIQNDSGILTHCNAGALATGGYGTALGVIRRAWEENKQIRVYADETRPVLQGARLTVWELVQEKIPVTLITDNMAGFFMKQGKIQYCVVGADRIAANGDIANKIGTYSVAILAKEHQIPFYVAAPMSTVDFKTPSGEEIPIEERDPSEVTHIQGKEITAPGATIANPAFDVTPARYITAIITDKGIFKPKEIKGLDSSAVK encoded by the coding sequence ATGTTTAAGACCATCGAATGGAAAGAGGGCGCTGTTCGTCTCCTCGATCAGACGAAACTTCCGAAAGAAGTACTTTACGTCGATTGCCGGGACGTCGAGACCGTCGCACAAGGAATCAAGGAATTGTGGGTACGGGGCGCGCCCGCCATCGGGATTACGGCGGCGTATGGCCTTGCCCTTGCGGCACAAAAAATTCAGGCAACCACCTTCGATGATTTTTATCACGAACTTCTACCCGCCTGTGAGCTCTTGGCCGCCTCCCGCCCGACAGCCGTTAACCTCTTCTGGGCCATCGATCGCATGAAACAAACAGCGATCGCCCATCGCAACCAGACCATCCCCTCATTGAAAAAAACCTTATTGTCCGAAGCAGACCGTATCCTGAGTGAGGATATCGAAATGAACCGGGCCATCGGAAGGTTCGGCGCACCATTGATTCAAAATGACTCCGGGATATTGACCCACTGCAATGCCGGCGCGCTCGCGACGGGGGGCTACGGCACGGCCCTCGGGGTCATCCGGCGGGCCTGGGAGGAAAACAAACAAATCAGGGTCTATGCCGATGAAACCCGACCGGTCCTACAGGGGGCAAGATTGACCGTGTGGGAACTCGTTCAGGAAAAGATCCCTGTGACGCTGATCACCGATAATATGGCCGGTTTCTTTATGAAACAAGGAAAGATCCAGTATTGCGTCGTCGGGGCGGACCGCATCGCTGCCAATGGAGACATCGCAAACAAGATCGGCACTTACAGTGTCGCCATCCTTGCCAAGGAACATCAAATCCCTTTTTATGTCGCCGCGCCTATGTCAACCGTCGATTTCAAGACTCCTTCCGGCGAAGAGATTCCGATTGAAGAACGCGACCCTTCCGAGGTCACACATATTCAGGGAAAAGAAATCACCGCCCCCGGCGCGACAATCGCCAACCCCGCCTTCGATGTCACACCCGCCCGTTATATCACTGCAATTATCACAGACAAGGGCATCTTCAAGCCAAAAGAGATCAAAGGCCTTGATTCCAGCGCCGTAAAATAA
- a CDS encoding GTPase Era has translation MLILSFRSGFIAIIGRPNVGKSTLLNRLLGQKIAIVTDKPQTTRNRILGIRHLSDAQMVFFDTPGIHHPRTKLNQRMVQTAYSSLSEVDLILMLVEVAPEFQKKRAIQAEDIPILEHLKKVRTPKILIINKIDLINKTSLIPFLEQVGAEKTFSRIIPLSALTGENVDQLLKTARAALPVGEPFFPEDVVTDQPVRFLASEFIREKAIQMTREEIPYAIAVQIEDFKEDTERNLSLIYATIFVERESQKGIIIGRKGMMLKAIGQAARKELEDLLGAKIYLELWVKVQKGWRRDDSFLTRMGY, from the coding sequence ATACTGATCTTGTCCTTCCGATCCGGGTTTATTGCGATTATTGGCCGTCCGAATGTCGGGAAATCGACACTCCTCAACCGCCTCCTGGGGCAGAAGATTGCGATCGTCACGGATAAACCCCAGACCACTCGAAATCGCATCCTTGGAATCCGGCACCTTTCAGATGCCCAGATGGTCTTTTTCGACACACCCGGCATCCATCATCCCAGGACAAAACTGAATCAACGGATGGTCCAGACAGCGTATTCTTCTCTCTCTGAAGTCGACCTTATCCTGATGCTGGTCGAAGTAGCCCCAGAATTCCAGAAGAAGAGGGCGATCCAGGCAGAAGATATACCCATACTGGAGCATTTAAAAAAGGTCAGGACACCCAAGATCCTGATTATCAACAAGATTGATCTGATCAATAAAACAAGCCTCATCCCCTTCCTTGAACAAGTCGGTGCGGAGAAAACCTTTTCCAGGATCATTCCTCTTTCCGCCCTCACCGGTGAAAACGTCGATCAACTCCTGAAGACGGCTCGGGCCGCGCTTCCGGTCGGTGAGCCTTTTTTCCCCGAAGATGTCGTGACCGACCAACCAGTCCGTTTCCTGGCATCCGAATTTATCCGAGAAAAAGCCATCCAGATGACGCGGGAAGAAATCCCCTATGCGATCGCCGTTCAAATTGAGGACTTTAAAGAAGACACAGAACGGAATCTCTCCTTAATTTACGCCACCATTTTTGTTGAAAGGGAATCGCAGAAGGGTATTATTATTGGACGAAAAGGAATGATGCTGAAAGCGATCGGGCAGGCCGCACGCAAAGAACTCGAGGATCTTCTGGGGGCAAAAATATACCTTGAACTCTGGGTGAAGGTGCAAAAAGGATGGCGGAGAGACGATTCGTTCCTGACCCGTATGGGATATTAA
- a CDS encoding septum formation initiator family protein encodes MQNKSRKKVKAGLKQKRRLIFGVLLFMNGYLFLSFFFGGMGFFKAINMRKNHAAVQEDIRSLKRENIQLSQRIEGLKNDPLYIERLARDRLGLVKEGELIYEFFPESKP; translated from the coding sequence ATGCAGAACAAAAGTCGAAAAAAAGTCAAGGCAGGCCTAAAACAAAAGCGGCGGCTCATTTTCGGTGTTCTCTTATTTATGAATGGCTATCTCTTCCTCTCTTTCTTTTTTGGCGGAATGGGCTTCTTTAAGGCGATAAATATGCGAAAGAACCACGCCGCCGTCCAGGAAGATATTCGTTCTCTGAAAAGAGAAAATATTCAACTCTCTCAGCGTATCGAGGGATTGAAGAACGACCCTCTTTATATTGAACGTCTCGCACGAGACCGCCTCGGTCTCGTCAAAGAGGGGGAGCTGATCTATGAGTTTTTCCCCGAAAGCAAACCCTGA
- a CDS encoding phosphopyruvate hydratase, translating into MSEIVDVHAREILDSRGNPTIEVEIFLESGASGRASVPSGASTGSREALELRDHNPLRYLGKGVLKAIAHVHEKILPEIIGLLAEEQAALDQTLLILDGTANKKKLGANAILGVSLAAAHAAAAELGMPLYRYIGGLQARELPIPLMNILNGGVHADNGLDFQEFMIIPVGGSSFSESLRMGVEIFHALKKVLKKSGYTTAVGDEGGFAPAVASHHQALELIMKGIQKAGYQPGRDVLLALDSAASEFHRKGKYHLQSEEKSLTSNEMIDYYEALLDKFPIVSIEDGLAENDWKGWVKMTERLGKRVQLVGDDLFVTDEKTLEKGIQKGAANAILIKLNQIGTLTETLNTIERAKKSGYGTIISHRSGETEDTTIADLAVGTGAGQIKTGSLSRTDRVAKYNQLLRIEENLGNTSVFSRQEPYRTLTEPSSVSKSTKRKKG; encoded by the coding sequence ATGAGTGAGATTGTAGATGTGCATGCCCGTGAGATTCTAGACTCTCGCGGAAACCCGACCATTGAGGTTGAAATCTTTCTGGAATCCGGTGCCTCCGGACGCGCCTCCGTTCCCTCTGGTGCATCCACCGGGTCACGGGAAGCCCTGGAACTGCGCGATCACAACCCTCTTAGATACCTTGGGAAAGGGGTCTTAAAGGCCATTGCCCATGTCCATGAGAAAATCCTTCCAGAAATCATCGGCCTTCTTGCCGAAGAGCAGGCCGCACTGGATCAAACACTCCTCATCCTTGATGGGACCGCCAATAAGAAGAAGCTCGGTGCAAATGCCATTCTCGGGGTCTCTCTTGCCGCCGCACACGCCGCAGCCGCCGAGTTGGGCATGCCGCTCTATCGCTACATTGGAGGGCTTCAGGCGAGAGAACTTCCAATCCCCTTGATGAACATTCTGAACGGCGGCGTACACGCGGACAATGGTCTCGATTTTCAGGAATTTATGATCATCCCGGTTGGAGGATCCTCCTTCTCGGAATCACTTCGCATGGGCGTCGAGATCTTTCACGCGCTCAAAAAAGTCCTCAAAAAATCCGGTTACACGACGGCCGTCGGAGACGAAGGCGGGTTTGCCCCGGCTGTGGCATCCCATCATCAGGCACTCGAACTGATCATGAAAGGCATTCAAAAGGCCGGATACCAGCCGGGCCGCGATGTCCTTCTGGCCCTTGATTCCGCAGCCAGTGAGTTTCACCGGAAAGGGAAATATCACCTCCAGTCAGAAGAAAAATCTCTTACATCCAATGAAATGATCGATTACTACGAGGCCTTGCTTGACAAATTCCCTATCGTCTCTATTGAAGACGGTCTTGCAGAAAACGACTGGAAAGGCTGGGTGAAAATGACGGAACGGCTGGGGAAACGGGTTCAATTGGTCGGAGACGATCTCTTTGTCACCGATGAAAAGACCCTTGAAAAAGGGATTCAAAAAGGCGCGGCAAATGCAATCCTGATCAAGCTGAATCAGATCGGAACCTTGACAGAAACGCTCAATACCATCGAAAGGGCCAAAAAATCAGGTTATGGAACCATCATTTCTCATCGATCCGGAGAAACCGAAGATACCACCATTGCCGACCTTGCTGTAGGAACCGGCGCCGGACAAATTAAAACCGGATCCCTCTCACGAACAGATCGAGTCGCCAAATACAACCAACTCCTCCGTATAGAGGAAAACCTCGGCAATACATCTGTTTTTTCCCGACAGGAACCCTATCGGACCCTGACAGAACCTTCTTCTGTCAGTAAATCAACAAAGAGGAAAAAGGGATGA
- the gatB gene encoding Asp-tRNA(Asn)/Glu-tRNA(Gln) amidotransferase subunit GatB, with protein sequence MKYETIIGLEVHAQTLTESKIFCGCSTRFGQKPNSQVCPVCLGLPGVLPVLNQSVVELGIRIGRATHCKIAPYSRFARKNYFYPDLPKGYQISMFELPLAEHGYIEILTQAKNGQAPSSEKKKIGLTRIHMEEDAGKNIHEGSGTGSRVDLNRAGIPLLEIVSEPDMRSPKEAIAYLKNLRAILIYTGVSDADMEKGNFRCDANVSIRPVGQSEFGTRTEIKNMNSFRFIQKAIIYEMARQEKVLEEGGRIIQETRLWDTKNNMTLPMRSKEEAHDYRYFPEPDLVPLSISQEWIDKVTLELPELPDAKRERFVNDYSLPVYDATILTASQALADFYEKTVSLYPNPKLVSNWVMGELLKELNDENKEIDEAVIRPEQLASLLKLIESGTISGKIAKTLFEEIYHTGANPEELVREKGLTQVNDESELDQAIQEIILAHPKETKGYRAGKEKLIGFFVGQVMKRFGGKANPGKVNALLKKRLAHHDEEQE encoded by the coding sequence ATGAAGTACGAAACCATCATCGGTCTTGAAGTCCACGCGCAGACCTTGACGGAGTCGAAAATATTTTGCGGATGCAGTACCCGCTTTGGCCAAAAGCCCAACAGCCAGGTCTGTCCGGTCTGTCTTGGGTTACCGGGTGTTCTTCCCGTATTAAATCAAAGTGTCGTTGAATTGGGAATTCGGATCGGGAGGGCGACCCATTGCAAAATCGCGCCATATTCCCGCTTTGCGAGAAAAAATTATTTTTATCCTGACCTACCCAAAGGATATCAGATCTCGATGTTTGAACTTCCGCTTGCCGAGCATGGCTATATTGAAATCCTGACGCAGGCGAAAAATGGCCAGGCTCCCTCCTCCGAAAAAAAGAAAATCGGTTTGACCCGCATTCACATGGAAGAGGATGCAGGAAAAAACATCCATGAAGGCTCCGGCACAGGGAGCCGCGTCGACCTGAACCGTGCGGGCATTCCTCTTCTTGAAATTGTAAGCGAGCCAGATATGCGAAGCCCGAAAGAAGCAATCGCCTACCTGAAAAACCTCCGCGCCATCCTTATCTATACCGGAGTTTCCGATGCCGACATGGAGAAAGGCAACTTCCGCTGCGACGCAAATGTCTCCATCCGGCCCGTGGGCCAGTCTGAATTCGGAACACGGACCGAGATCAAGAACATGAACTCATTCCGTTTTATCCAGAAAGCCATCATCTATGAAATGGCGCGTCAGGAAAAGGTGTTGGAAGAAGGAGGACGCATCATCCAGGAAACTCGCCTGTGGGACACCAAAAACAATATGACCCTCCCGATGCGAAGCAAAGAAGAAGCACATGATTATCGTTATTTTCCGGAGCCGGATCTCGTCCCTCTCAGCATCAGCCAGGAATGGATTGACAAAGTCACCCTGGAACTGCCGGAATTGCCCGACGCGAAACGGGAACGTTTTGTGAATGATTATTCTCTTCCGGTCTATGATGCTACCATCCTGACGGCTTCGCAAGCCCTGGCTGACTTCTATGAAAAAACGGTTTCCCTCTACCCAAACCCGAAGCTTGTCAGCAACTGGGTCATGGGAGAGCTGCTTAAAGAACTGAATGATGAAAACAAGGAGATCGACGAGGCAGTGATCCGTCCCGAACAATTGGCCTCCTTGCTGAAGCTGATAGAATCAGGAACCATCAGCGGAAAAATTGCGAAAACCCTCTTTGAGGAGATTTATCACACGGGAGCTAATCCGGAAGAACTCGTCCGGGAAAAGGGGCTCACACAGGTCAATGACGAGTCCGAACTCGACCAGGCCATCCAGGAAATTATTTTGGCCCATCCGAAAGAGACGAAAGGATACCGCGCAGGCAAAGAAAAACTGATCGGTTTTTTTGTCGGTCAAGTCATGAAGCGTTTTGGCGGAAAGGCGAATCCAGGCAAGGTCAATGCCTTGCTCAAAAAGAGACTGGCGCATCACGATGAGGAGCAGGAATGA
- a CDS encoding gamma-glutamylcyclotransferase: MIYFAYGSNMDVDQMTTRCPGSKLIGTGRLHNYSMVFTRWSRAWNSATADILPDQKMSVYGVLFEVTLDDLKKMDRFANYPNSYVRQDITVETGELQLPAMTYVAIRQGPFLPSKAYVGKMILGAEQHQLPEEYISFLKSLKTHD, encoded by the coding sequence ATGATCTACTTTGCCTACGGTTCCAACATGGATGTGGATCAAATGACCACCCGATGTCCGGGAAGCAAGCTGATCGGAACGGGACGGCTTCACAACTATTCCATGGTCTTCACCCGCTGGTCGCGCGCCTGGAACAGCGCCACCGCTGATATACTCCCGGATCAGAAAATGTCGGTCTATGGGGTCCTTTTCGAGGTGACCTTGGATGACCTGAAAAAAATGGATCGATTTGCCAACTATCCAAATTCCTATGTCCGGCAGGATATCACGGTAGAAACCGGAGAGTTGCAACTGCCGGCAATGACCTATGTTGCCATTCGGCAGGGGCCCTTCCTCCCCTCAAAGGCCTATGTCGGAAAAATGATCCTGGGAGCAGAACAACATCAACTCCCTGAGGAATATATTTCCTTTTTGAAATCATTGAAGACCCATGATTGA
- the gatA gene encoding Asp-tRNA(Asn)/Glu-tRNA(Gln) amidotransferase subunit GatA, with translation MISISQTAHETHKALQEKAVSSRELVTSFYHRIDSLEGRLNAYNTLTKKQALAQADLADQALANGGPIGPLTGIPIALKDNLCTEGVLTTCSSKILANFVPPYDATVVSKLRKAGAVFLGKTNLDEFAMGSSTENSAFEATKNPWDLSCIPGGSSGGSATAVAADETVLALGSDTGGSIRQPAACCGVVGLKPTYGRVSRYGLIAFASSLDQIGPLTHDVTDAATLFQVIGGYDPRDSTSADVPMPNMREGLDGGVQGLRLGIPKEYFIEGVDSEVASAIEKAIDEYRRLGAKIQEISLPHTGYAIATYYILATAEASSNLARYDGVRYGHRSEAPVNLLELYTKSRREGFGPEVKRRIMIGTHALSSGYYDAYYKKAQQVRTLIKNDFDEAFKTVDAILTPTMPTPAFRFGEKTEDPLQMYLSDIFTISVNLAGIPAISLPCGFTTGGLPIGLQVIGKPFGEAEILQIAYAYEQQHDFHKRRPTIGE, from the coding sequence TTGATCTCGATTTCACAGACAGCTCACGAGACCCATAAGGCTCTACAAGAAAAAGCGGTTTCATCCCGGGAACTGGTGACGTCCTTCTACCATAGAATAGATTCACTCGAAGGTCGGCTGAACGCTTACAACACCCTTACTAAAAAACAAGCCCTGGCACAAGCCGACCTCGCGGATCAGGCACTTGCAAATGGCGGTCCCATTGGACCGCTCACCGGAATTCCCATCGCACTCAAGGACAACCTCTGCACGGAAGGCGTTCTTACAACCTGTTCTTCCAAAATATTGGCCAATTTTGTCCCCCCTTACGACGCCACCGTCGTTTCGAAACTAAGGAAAGCGGGTGCCGTCTTCCTCGGAAAAACAAATCTGGACGAATTTGCCATGGGTTCATCTACAGAAAATTCCGCCTTCGAGGCGACCAAGAACCCATGGGATCTTTCATGTATCCCCGGCGGTTCCAGCGGCGGATCGGCAACAGCTGTTGCGGCGGATGAAACGGTCCTGGCCCTCGGATCAGACACGGGGGGGTCCATCCGGCAACCAGCCGCCTGTTGCGGCGTTGTGGGGCTGAAACCGACCTATGGCCGCGTTTCCCGCTATGGCCTCATTGCCTTTGCCTCTTCCTTGGATCAGATCGGTCCTTTAACACATGATGTCACCGATGCGGCCACCCTGTTTCAGGTGATTGGAGGATATGACCCCCGGGACTCCACTTCGGCCGACGTCCCCATGCCGAACATGCGTGAAGGACTGGATGGCGGGGTCCAGGGATTACGTCTCGGCATCCCAAAAGAATACTTTATTGAGGGCGTCGACTCCGAAGTCGCATCTGCCATCGAGAAGGCCATCGATGAATACCGGCGTCTTGGCGCCAAAATCCAGGAGATCTCACTGCCACATACCGGCTACGCCATCGCCACCTATTATATCCTTGCAACGGCAGAGGCAAGTTCCAACCTGGCCCGATATGACGGCGTCCGATATGGACATCGCTCCGAGGCCCCTGTAAACCTCCTGGAGCTTTACACCAAAAGCCGCCGGGAAGGATTCGGGCCGGAGGTAAAGCGTCGGATCATGATCGGAACGCATGCTCTTTCCTCCGGTTACTACGATGCCTACTATAAAAAAGCACAACAGGTCCGCACCTTAATCAAGAACGATTTTGATGAAGCCTTCAAAACGGTTGACGCAATACTGACACCCACCATGCCGACCCCGGCGTTTCGTTTCGGGGAAAAGACAGAAGACCCACTCCAGATGTATCTCTCTGATATCTTTACGATCTCGGTCAATCTCGCAGGAATCCCCGCGATCTCTCTCCCCTGCGGCTTCACCACCGGAGGCCTGCCGATCGGCCTTCAGGTCATTGGAAAGCCCTTTGGTGAAGCAGAAATCCTTCAGATTGCCTATGCCTATGAACAGCAACATGATTTTCATAAACGGAGGCCCACGATTGGGGAATAA
- a CDS encoding aspartate 1-decarboxylase translates to MLRQMLKSKIHRATITESELHYEGSITIDQELIDAAGMFPYEQVMVSNLNNGERFVTYILPGEKGSGTICLNGPTARKGVVGDQVIIFTYAHYEEEEAEGHLPLVVKVDSENRIALVRSGF, encoded by the coding sequence ATGTTAAGACAAATGTTAAAGTCAAAAATCCATCGTGCAACGATCACAGAATCTGAACTGCACTACGAAGGAAGTATCACAATCGATCAGGAGTTGATCGACGCGGCAGGAATGTTTCCTTACGAGCAGGTCATGGTCTCCAACCTGAATAACGGAGAACGCTTTGTGACCTATATCCTTCCCGGCGAAAAGGGCTCAGGCACAATCTGCCTGAATGGTCCGACCGCCCGGAAAGGAGTCGTGGGAGATCAGGTCATTATCTTCACCTATGCCCACTATGAGGAAGAGGAAGCCGAAGGTCACCTGCCCCTGGTGGTCAAAGTGGATTCGGAAAACCGCATCGCCCTGGTGAGGAGCGGCTTTTGA
- the gatC gene encoding Asp-tRNA(Asn)/Glu-tRNA(Gln) amidotransferase subunit GatC, producing the protein MKMKEDEVTYVAKLARLALTPEETEQYAGQLSRIFSYIEKLNELDTSRIEPTSHVLSLSNIFREDKVQPSLPTEKVLENAPQRDGSLFQVPDIME; encoded by the coding sequence ATGAAAATGAAAGAAGATGAAGTCACCTATGTTGCCAAGCTGGCAAGACTGGCCTTGACACCAGAGGAAACGGAGCAGTACGCTGGGCAATTGAGCCGGATTTTTTCCTATATTGAAAAGCTGAACGAACTGGATACCAGTCGGATAGAACCGACATCGCATGTTCTTTCTCTTTCCAACATCTTTCGTGAAGACAAGGTTCAACCTTCTCTTCCGACGGAAAAGGTCCTGGAAAATGCGCCACAAAGGGATGGGTCGCTCTTCCAGGTTCCGGATATCATGGAGTAA
- a CDS encoding ATP-dependent DNA helicase PcrA translates to MSELLNGLNPQQREAAEQTEGPLLILAGAGSGKTRVIVHRIAHLIESLHIPPYRIMAVTFTNKAAEEMRERIGHLISAEKSRRLLVSTFHSAGLRILRRYIHHLGYKNDFVVYDSADQLALIKSCMTSLTINEDLYPPRSVTARISSLKHQLIAPDQFEAEAAQYGLDVAIRKVYPLYQERLRLLQGLDFDDLIGLTIRLFEEVPEVLRLYRDRIHYIMVDEYQDINQSQYRLIQLLSTPRRNLCVVGDDDQSIYAFRGADIENILSFERDFPDAKVVILNQNYRSTGTILSAASAVIKKNSRRKEKSLWTENGEGEPILWKQVQDEAEEAASIRKTIEELQEREERPLSHFCVLYRTNAQSRVIEEAFRRAGIPYFIYGGLRFYERKEIKDLIAYLRLIVSPDDALSVRRVINLPQRGVGAVSLERLSRFAESRRISLLEAAESPEEARISRSAKTGLINFTRILRTLRAVSETESLAQLLRMLVEEISYLEYLRREFGNEAEGRIENILEFIAAADQFNTDPDDPLNVDPFNQDNPLQSATTDTGEDQGCRTALKAFLDQAALVSNGDDRDTTQGGVTLMTLHSAKGLEFPVVFLTGLEEGLFPHSRALTDHSQMEEERRLCYVGMTRAKERLYLISAISRRLYGQTHWNSPSRFIQDLPKETVTIVRSVQQTTQKKQRHFSDTSGPVYTDLQESEAGEYPVGTKVRHRIFGTGKVQRCEGEGEEAKVTVTFLGVGTKKLAIKFAKLEKYV, encoded by the coding sequence ATGAGTGAACTTCTAAACGGACTGAACCCTCAACAACGTGAAGCGGCAGAACAGACCGAAGGTCCCCTCCTCATCCTGGCGGGTGCCGGAAGTGGGAAAACGCGTGTGATTGTTCATCGGATTGCTCATTTAATCGAGTCCCTGCATATCCCCCCTTATCGAATCATGGCCGTCACCTTTACCAACAAAGCGGCAGAGGAAATGAGAGAACGCATCGGACACCTCATCTCTGCTGAAAAGAGCCGAAGGCTCCTGGTGTCAACCTTTCACTCCGCCGGACTGAGAATTCTGCGCCGGTATATTCACCATCTGGGCTATAAAAATGACTTCGTTGTTTACGATTCCGCGGATCAATTGGCCCTGATTAAATCATGCATGACCTCCCTGACCATTAATGAAGACCTCTATCCGCCCCGGTCGGTCACCGCCAGAATCAGCTCTTTGAAGCATCAGTTGATCGCCCCTGATCAGTTTGAAGCCGAAGCCGCTCAATATGGCCTGGATGTGGCCATCAGAAAGGTCTATCCACTCTATCAGGAACGCCTCCGCCTATTGCAAGGGCTTGACTTCGATGATCTGATCGGCCTGACGATCCGTCTTTTCGAAGAGGTCCCTGAGGTATTACGCCTCTATCGCGATCGCATTCATTACATCATGGTCGATGAATATCAGGATATCAACCAATCCCAATATCGCTTGATTCAACTTCTGAGTACGCCCCGGAGAAACCTTTGTGTCGTGGGCGATGACGATCAGTCCATTTATGCCTTCCGGGGGGCCGACATCGAAAACATCCTCAGCTTTGAACGGGATTTTCCGGATGCCAAAGTCGTGATCCTCAATCAGAATTACAGATCAACGGGCACCATCCTGTCGGCCGCATCGGCCGTCATTAAAAAAAACAGCCGGAGGAAGGAGAAGTCACTCTGGACAGAAAATGGTGAAGGCGAGCCGATTCTCTGGAAACAAGTGCAGGACGAAGCAGAGGAAGCCGCCTCAATTCGAAAGACCATCGAGGAATTACAGGAAAGAGAAGAACGGCCGCTCTCTCATTTCTGTGTCCTTTACCGTACCAATGCGCAATCCCGGGTCATTGAAGAGGCCTTTCGCCGTGCAGGCATTCCCTACTTTATCTATGGCGGTCTCCGTTTTTATGAACGAAAAGAGATTAAAGATCTGATTGCTTATCTCCGTTTGATCGTCTCACCGGATGATGCGTTGAGTGTTCGACGCGTAATTAATCTCCCTCAACGAGGGGTCGGAGCAGTCTCCCTGGAAAGACTAAGCCGCTTTGCTGAGTCCAGGCGGATTTCCCTTCTTGAGGCAGCGGAATCCCCGGAAGAGGCCAGAATATCCCGTTCGGCAAAAACCGGATTGATAAATTTCACAAGAATCCTCAGAACCCTGCGTGCCGTCTCAGAGACGGAATCTCTCGCCCAGCTGCTTCGGATGCTCGTTGAAGAAATTTCGTATCTCGAATATCTCAGAAGAGAGTTTGGAAACGAGGCAGAGGGCCGGATTGAGAATATTCTTGAGTTCATCGCCGCCGCCGATCAATTTAATACAGATCCGGATGACCCCCTTAATGTAGATCCTTTTAATCAGGATAACCCTTTGCAGTCCGCCACGACGGACACCGGTGAAGATCAAGGGTGCCGGACGGCATTAAAGGCCTTTCTAGATCAGGCCGCCCTGGTTTCCAACGGGGATGATCGAGATACGACGCAAGGCGGGGTGACTTTAATGACCCTCCATTCGGCAAAAGGGCTCGAATTTCCAGTGGTCTTTCTGACCGGTCTGGAGGAAGGACTTTTCCCGCATTCGCGCGCGCTGACCGATCATAGCCAGATGGAAGAGGAAAGGCGGCTCTGTTATGTCGGGATGACGCGTGCCAAGGAAAGACTCTACCTCATCAGCGCCATCAGCCGACGCCTCTATGGCCAGACACACTGGAACAGTCCTTCTCGCTTTATCCAAGATTTGCCAAAGGAGACCGTCACGATCGTCCGTTCCGTACAACAAACAACGCAAAAAAAACAACGGCACTTTTCCGACACATCTGGCCCGGTCTATACCGATCTGCAAGAGAGCGAGGCGGGAGAATATCCGGTCGGGACGAAGGTCCGCCATCGTATCTTTGGTACCGGGAAAGTCCAGCGCTGTGAGGGGGAAGGAGAAGAGGCCAAGGTCACGGTCACTTTTTTAGGAGTCGGCACGAAAAAACTGGCAATAAAGTTTGCCAAGCTGGAAAAATATGTCTAG